The genome window gtgtgctacgtaactctatataagagggtatgttatggagtgctaccctatatatatattgcacaataaatataatatatagaatcatgttatttttaatccataatcattgttaaacatgctagatactattattattcataattcataataaaaggttaattagtttaaaattagaattttatttaagttttagatgagattctatatttgattctaaagtgttctttcttattcttctttttagGGTGTTTTTCTTTGAGCAAtgtcctatatatatatgtatgtatgtatattcatCTGAAAGGACACTTGAGGGAGGGCAAATCAAATAGGAGAAAAATAGCTGACTACCACTCACTAGATCTATTAGGCCAGTATAAGTTGCAAGTGTGACTCACTGGGCTTGTACATATTGTTCATAGTTCCCATTAATATCCCCAATTGCTGACACCCGATAATATTTAGAGGGAAATATGAGCTGATTGACTAATGCTTTCTGCTTAAAGATGTAGACTGTAGGTCGATTTTCAAAGTTGTCAGTATATAGGAAGACTCTAAAAAATGGATTGGTGTAGTCCATATTAATTGTGCTTGCACTTTCAGGAGACTTCGTATCTGCGTCAAGCCGTCAATGAAACAAAATCTTGTATGAATAATTTGCTATTAGTTACTGTTCATTCTAACTGGGTTTTTTTTTGTTACCTATTGGCCGTGATCTGCTGTTATACTGTATTAATCACTTGGTACATAGTAGCTATGTCTGGGGTGGAAGTGATCTGAAAGTATGTAAATTTTGTTTGGCTTTTACTATAAGATATCATGAGAAAATTGTCTCACTTATTTGATAGTCTATTTCTGTATTATTGAACTGCCTAGATGAACTATATGCCCTCCATTGTAGTGAGATGTGTGCACATTGTAATGACTACTCATTTTTACATGGAAAgtaagatatatttttttttcaagctTATGGAGTATATGTAATTAATTTCTTTCTCTCTATGTGCTCATAAGTTTCCTTATCTTCATAATTGTGTTGGTAGAGAGACAATCAACGAGGTTGGCTTATCTGATGCTGTTTTGGATTCACTGGCACAGTGTTTTTCTAAACAACCTTCTGAAGTCAAGGTAAACTTTTAAATGAGGTGTTTGAGGGGGTTTTCTTAGTTTATCATCTAATAAAACTGGTCATAGTGTAAGCTTTGGTCCAGCTGTTTCCCATTTCCTTCCTGCTGCTTTACAGAGATATGAACTACGATCAAACATCTTATACAGGCAAGATATGAAGCTCTTGTGAAGAGGGAAACCCTTGCTACTAGTGCAGACTCAAACATTTTACTCAGTGAAGAGATTCCAAGTTCATATCTTGATAAAGATCTTGATGCTGCTTTGGATTCATTTGACAATCTATTTTGCCGTCGATGTCTTGTAAGCACCTCTTAGCCTTTTTCAttcatagtttgtattttagCTGTAGTCTTGTATGACTAGCTTTTGCTGCTTTTTACTTGGCAGGTCTTTGACTGTAGATTGCATGGGTGTTCACAGGATCTTATCTTTCCTGTACGttactagaaaaatatttttgtaaataattttggTATTAGAAGTGTCCAATGGAACTGAACTTGCTTTTTACTATAAATAGGCTGAGAAACAACTTCCATGGACCTGTCCAGAAACGGAAAGCAAGCCATGTGGTCCTCATTGTTATCGCGTGGTAAACAAATTACTTTGAGATACTATTGGCATCATATATAACTACTTGGAACTACCTCCATCCCAGATGCTGCACAAGCATCTATATCAATATTTTGCCTTCCTCAGATGTTATCGCAATTTTTCGtaaaagatatattttagtCACATTATCAGGTACCATTTGTTTTCTTAATCTATTAaaacttattaataaaattcCATTAACACATGGTAGGCCTTAGAGTCAGAACGTAAAGCTACAGTGAATTCTCCTGTGAGGGTGGTTGGCAAAGATTTAGGTTTACCATGTACTGATGTTTCTGGCTCTCAACTATCAAGAGGACTATCTGCTGGTGTATCTTTAAGGAGGAGGTCTAAGTCTGTCCAAAGTGAAAGTGCTACATCAAATGGAATAAATGTATCAGAAAGCAGCGACTCAGAAAGTAAACGTCGACGGGACGTCACTGCTACTCGCACTTCACTATCACCATCAAACACTAAGCTTGTTGAGAAGCGTGAGGTTCATAAGAGAAATAGCAGCAGATTAGCTGAGCATGTTATTAATATGAGAAAAAAGCAGAAAAAAATGGTGACAACTTCAGATTCTGATTCTCTTGCTAGTGCTAGTCCTGGTTCTGGCGATACAAATACCCATTCCATCTTGCGAAAAGAGAACGAAGATGCTAGTTCTTgttcacaaaaatttatatcttcAAATACTAGACGATCTACAAGGAAAGGTTCGCCAGCTCTAAATGGTGATAGGTTACTCCAGCATAAAGTTATTGACTCTCTCAGTACTGGAATGAATAGTGGTCAACCTCTGCCTAGCAGTGATAACACCTTGAAGAAAGGGGAATTCGTGGATGAGAGCAGTTGTAAAGAAGTCATTGATGTTACATCATGGAAAACTGTAGAAAAGGCTCTATTTGCCAAAGGTGTGGAAATATTTGGCAGGAACAGGTTAGTTAATATTGTTTTGAACAGGTTCATTTCTTACTTGGCTGTATACTTTCATGCTTATGACATGTTATCTTTCCTGAAGAACTTGCTTGGTCATATCTTATACTTTAGACTGTTTTCTAGATAGGAAAAGACATGCACAGCATGTGAAATTGTTACAACACtcgtaaaaatattgtataattGTCCTTGtggattttcaaaatttctccCTGTTGTGTTGTGTTTTCGTgtgtttgggggggggggggggatggtttttttttcttgatttttagtACCTATACGATTTTTTACTTATTCTGCTTCACAATGTCGATCCCTCTAGTTTCATCGTGACCTTTGTCTTTATATCTTATCTACTTAAATATTCTAGTCTAATATGTTGCATATCTGCATTTCAATTATGACTGCAATCCTGTCCCTAAAAGTTATGGTGCAAGGCTGATATGCTTTAATAGATAAAAATTTAGATGCCATGACTGATCACTAGAATATCGGTGTGAAAGATTCAAAATATGTTGTGCAGTCATCGTTTTtgtgctctctctctctctctctccctccctccctccctccccccgctcgctccctctctccctcccctctctccctctccctctccctcgcccccccccccccccccccccccctctctccctctacCTCCCTTCCTTCTTCCTCCCTCcccatatatatgtgtgtgcttttttatttgtatatacGAGTTATCTTTAAAATACAGGAATTACTCCTctttatttgtatatatgagTCATCTTCAAAATACAGGAATTACTCCAGAATTAAATAATGTGGAACATATGATCCGCATTCCCCGTCAcagtgatatttttttattcatcaaatattCAAACCATCCACATTCCCTGTCACAGTGATTttttattcatcaaatattcaaatctctctctctctctctctctctctcgccccccccccccccccccctcccacCCCATATTATATTTGTGCGCGTGGTTATTTGTATTTACGAGTCATCTTCAAAATACTGGAATTACTCCAGAATTAAATAATGTGGAACATATGATCCACATTCCCTGACACAGTGATATTTGtttattcatcaaatatttacTTATGTATTTATCTATCTACTAATGAGGCTCACTTATGCAGCTGTTTGATAGCAAGGAATGCTATGAATGGATTAAAGACATGTTCAGAGGTGTTTCACTATATGAATCACTCTGAGAACAAGCTATCCTCTGAAGAAGGCAATGGTTTAAATCCTCTGGCTGAGGGCTCTTCTAAGGGCGATGGCAATGAAAATATGGTGAGTACTCGGTACTTTTCTTTGTGATTTGTGTGTTCCTTGGTGTTACTTTTTATATCAGTCTGTTTCATTAATAATGTATAGGGTACTCAATTAAGAAGAAGATCAAAATACCTACATAGGAGAGGTAGAGTTCGGCGCTTGAAGTACACATGGAAGTCTTCTGGTAGCCATTCATATAGGAAACGTATTTCGGATGCGAAAGATCAACCTTGTCGACAATATAATCCATGTGGGTGTCAGTCTGCTTGCGGGAAGGACTGTTCTTGTTATTTGAATGGAACCTGTTGCGAGAAGTACTGTGGGTAAGTGATATCTCTTCTGAATGTGTATTTTTATTTATCCAAATGTGTAtagaatatgtatatatataggtgATACCTCATTATTGGAGTTCATATTACTGTAATCTTTCAGATGTCCAAGGACTTGCAAACACCGATTCAGAGGCTGTCACTGTGCCAAAAGTCAATGTCGAAGTAGACAGTGTCCATGTTTTGCTGCCAGTAGGGAATGTGATCCTGATGTTTGCCGAAATTGCTGGATCAGGTAAGTTCCTCGTGTTTTTTCCCCAAATGGCCATGTTTGGCTGGTTAAgcttaaattaatcatataagaTCTCATGAATAAGCTCAGAGAAATATACGCAACAAAGTATTAgttaaaagaaaacaaagacTTGAATGTTAAGcgctttaatatatatattgcttAAGGATGAGATAATTTAAAATGATGGAATGgcaaaaaatttacatgtaGAAAAGATGATGCAGGTGAGCACTTTTTGTGTCTTTCTGCAATGTAAGGGGGGCAACCCAATACAACATGAATGACTATAGTGAAGGTCCTGAAGGATGCACTttttctgtgtgtgtgtgtgtgtgttgcaATTAAGCTAAGTGACATTGTGATGTTTCTTATCATAAGATTTTACTTCATTTTCTTTGTATCCATGAGTTAGTTGCAATTGCAAATTTATTAACTTGTTTACAGATTCATTACAAAATAGGGTTATTTTCTGTTTAATAAGTTTCAATTATGATTTGTAGTTGTGGAGATGGTACTCTTGGCATCCCCTGGCAACGAGGTGATAATTATGAATGCAGGAACATGAAGCTTCTTCTAAAGCAACAGCAAAGGGTAAATATCTtttgtatatgcatatatatatatgtgtgtgtgtgtgtgattctGTGTTATCATACTTTTAAGATTTCTTGAATTGTATTTAAATGTACTTTTAGAAGTCGATGCAGTGCACATAATGAAGAGATCAATTTGTGTAGCTTCCAATTGTGTGATGCACagacattatatatatttacaatttttgtaatattattgttttaagTTAAGAAAACACAATATTATCTTTTTGTAGCCTTCGGGAACCGAACCCTTAGTCTTCCCTCTTTATAACAGATTCTTTTTTTGCATGTTTAAGTCAGGATTTGAACATTCTTAGAGTTTTTAAAGGGGTGCTTGACGACTCCCAAAACCCTCCTCATGTTAATTCTATATGTAGGAattgtaatttgtattatattattattttaaatgaagttagttgtaatttattataaagttttatttatataagtatattatttCTACTTTTTAGAAATCAGATCAATCACTACTTTTTTGCTTCGAGTGATTGGTGTAGAGGTTCTTTTTCTGTCGAGTTAGATCAATCACTACTTTTTTGCTTCGAGTGATTGGTGTAGAGGTTCTTTTTCTGTCGAGTTTAGGGGTTGCAATTTCGGATAATGAGTCGGGTTCGTGTCTAGTTGTACCCAACAACTGGTTCCTGATTTTGGGTCAACTTGAACCCTAAGCGGGTTAAAAATTTCAACTCAAATCCAACCTGTTATGTTATGTACCTGGTCATCCCGAAAATGACCCGGAAatatttaaaagttaattattttaattatataaaatcatatttttataatatattaaaaaacataaaatggtAACGTAATGAGATTATAtgtgaataaatttttttaatactcccCCATTTCAAAATATTAGTCTTGTCAGCCAATTTCAGACATTAAGAAATTCTAATTAATATGTTTTGTGTccaattttactcatttcaatgcattaattatacagaaaattcagcTATATTTTCTTGTGATATTAATTACTAATTTGACTTGGGCTGAATACTCCTATGTCTATTTACTGTCATCCTCGATTTCTTAATATGAGCATGTATTGATGTTGTGTGGATCAGTGTTAGTCAATATTGGAACAATAAAAGTGCATGCATATGTTGTATTGATTTGTGACGaggacaaataatatgggatatttTCTTTGATCAAACAAGACTAATattttgagatggagggagtaatatataaacatatcacaaatgtATGCAAGTGTGTAatatagatttatatataacatataaagaAACCCGAACACACAACATGATGGGTAAAAATTTTCCAAACTTGAACCTGACTTGAGTTACTAAAACATGAACCCTAATTGATGCAATCGACTACAACTTATAAATGGCTTGATGGAAAACTTATGCAACTTAATCTGTCGCAATGTGCTAATCGTTCTCCCTCctataattcaaatataaaaatggaGCCTTTTTTGTTGATAGGAATAGGAGGGCATAATATGTTATTGTATAGTACTCgtataatttattatcttttgaGTATCATATCGATACAAATATTAGGGATAATCCAGAGTCACACCAGTATAGGTAGGGAATTTTTGTTGCATTAATACAAACTCTCTGTAGACAACTCATTATGGCTGTGGTTTTCTATTGAACAAAAGCTTTAGTTGGCTTTTGGTTTTTACTTTTTGCAACATCTGTCTAATCCACGCTCACAAATAGCTTGGAAAAAGTAAAttgttatatttttcattttaaatgaAAGCTCAACCAAGGTCAACATTGCCCTCTGGTACCTCTCACTAGTGTATTTAATAGCTTGGGGTATTAAACCTTAATTCTTCCTATGAAAAGgcttaagaaaatattaaatataaacatattcacacacacacacacacacaaactacTTCTATAAAGGGTGGTAATgaatttctgttttttttaaatggGAGGAATCAagttttttctgtttttccttcttttccttTGTGTTTGTAAGGTTTCTTAAGTGGCCACTGAAATACAGGTGTTACTTGGAAGATCTGATGTATCTGGTTGGGGAGCTTTCTTGAaggtaattttaaaataagggTTGTTGATGTACCTTGTCACATTTTTACTTGCTACTACTAACTTTTGGTCAATACCCCAGAAAAGTGTTGTTAAACATGATTATCTTGGAGAGTACACCGGGGAACTGATCTCACACCGGGAAGCTGACAAACGTGGCAAAATATATGACCGTGTAAATCACTCATTTCTGTTCAACCTGAATGATCAGGTAGGATAGATCTGGAATATGCTAAACCTTTCCAGTATGAAGTTTATTTTCTAGACTTTAACAAGCTTGTTGATTAAACTCTTAAGTTGTGCATGTCTTATATTTGGGTACAGTACGTGCTTGATGCTTATAGGAAAGGGGATAAATTGAAATTTGCAAATCATTCGCCAGAACCCAACTGCTATGCAAAGGTATATACGATTGTGAGCCTTAGACTTATGCAGCAAGTCCATTAAACATAAAAATAGTGATCACTAGTATATGTAGATATTAATGCCACTATTTTACAGTGCACCTCACCAAATACTTGTAACATACGATGCATTGTAACACAACTGTTTATGCAGGTTATGATGGTGGCTGGTGATCATAGGGTTGGTATATTTGCAAAGGAAAAGATTTGTGCTGGAGAAGAACTATTTTATGACTATCGGTACGAGGCAGATAGAGCACCTGAATGGGCCAAAAAACCAGAGTCCTCTGGTACCAAAAAAGATGACCATACCCCTTCAAATGGCCGAGCTAAAAAGATCGCTTGAAATCAATTTTGTTGACTATCTTTTTAAATAGAAGTTTCATGCACATTTCCTTTTTAAAGTAACTTGTGGAGGCCTCTTTTACCTGGAGATTTTCGCGTTTCGTTACTCCACCGAGACTTTGTTCAActtgtattttagttttgggGTGTCCCAGCTCCCAAAACAAGATGGGATTTAGCAGGTAGAATGATTTAAAGCTCGATAAAAAGGTATTTAACCCAAAAAATTGATGTCAACAGACTTCTAGCTGTGTTCATTGTCTAGACTCAAAGATATTGACTTTGTAATTAGTTTGTTTTTAAATCCTGGGTTTATGTACTGAACTAAATATTTCAATGGATTCAAACTTTCTTATAGTTGAGGTACACAAAGGAAGTTTTGAGTAGTAATGCAATCAGCAATAGGTAATATTGGCAATCCcccgtcttttttttttttgctaaatcttTTGGCAATACTTCTCGTGAAGAATTCGAAGTCCTACTTCGGGACTCGGGAGTCTTGAATTGAATAACTTTCATAAGGACTTACAGGTACATTGTTGAATTATCAGGGGCAGTGGTGACCGGTGAGCATGGTCTTTTGataattgaaaaaattgatCAAGGTCAGCACGGTCTTCTGAAAGCCAAAAAAATCTAGGGAATATGGTTTTCTTTTTAGTCTaggtttatatttttaaaattttgggtcTGGGTTAGTTCGATCAGTTTATCCAATCAATAAAActgataatatttataatatttattaattataaataaaacaaaaatataaagggTGTACGGCAGGTTTTATATTTGCCATCTTTCTCCTGGTGAGCCGGATAACTTTTTAATTGTTATGTTGTGCCACAGTTTTTGTGCTTTACAATATTCCTAACTATGATGATACACCGTGACGGAACTAGAGCAAATATCTAAAGGGGTCCTTTCCGCGCGAAGCGCGGAATTTTTTTCCCACTATATCATGCAAAGAAGCTGGAGATGAAGAGCTTTCTGATCACTGATGCAAAGATGATGCAAAGATAAAGCAATATCTGCTATGACAAAATAAGATGTACTGACCAGGAGCTGTTCTTCTTTAACCTATTGTTTGTGTTGGTGGATCGCggctttattttaaaaaaatacaataccAAAATACTCTACCCTCAGTATATACTCaatatctaaaaaaaaaattattttttttcaaaattctgGTGGGGGCCCGGGACCCCACAGGACCCCGCCTGCCTCCGTCCCTGAATTGATACATATTTCCTAACTATAAAAATGAACGCATATATGTTTTCTTTTTGAACATAGTAATGTCCAAGTTAGTCTTGAGTATCCTTGAAGTTGAGGAATGATCTGAGTTTTTACGTGAAATGTGCATATACTAAGTTACTGATATCAGCAAGGTGTTTGTGCTTCATAGATACTTTACCTTCATATATGTTTAAAACTTCAGTTGATGCATAATCGAATGGTCTTTTTCCAGTGGTGTGGCCGCTGAGGATTGCACTTCAATTACAATGTCTTGGATCATGCAACTGTGTTCATCTAATTGTCATCACCAGTTTATACTTTCTTTATATACAGAGAGTGTCTTTGTGATGTGTTCCTGACTCCTGTTTGAAATGCACTTTTCCATATTTCAtggtaaaaatattatattgcaAAAATATCAGAGACATTGCTTTTATGTTTTCATTTCATGTCACAGGCCGTAGAAACTAGAAAGAAGTTGGCAACAAATCGAAAAAGTGTGTACATTTACGGGTgctaattttataagtttgaggCACTTATTCATATCGTTtgcgtaaaaagtcaagaagtacttataaaaagtcATTTAcgtttgtttcatgacttctacttcttttccaaacactcaCTTATAGGTCTTAACTTGATTTTAACTTCTACTTcgcttctttattttaagcaatacacacttattttaaactgatCCAAACGACCTCTTAATGTTCaatcttaaattatttttttcattcggTAAAATTTTCCAATTGTgatgtattaatatttttgccAATTTTTAACACATATAAGGTTAGaagttattttataattatgagATTCTAGTGTTCGTTCATTCTGTTAATTGAATTATATATCTttgtaatattcaaattaaaataggTTAAATGATTTGAATAAGATCGGtttggtttatatatatgtgtgtagtgttaagtttaaattttttattcaaaaaaattaattaattttttttatgaatgtaTATTTTACCGGAGTCTCAAAATGCACATAAACAACATGCTAGGACGAGGGagtatatttgattttgatctaCCCCGTTGTTCTAAATAAGTGTCGGCTTTTAATTTTTGCACATGATTTGAGatttaaaaaaacacacacacacacatatatatattatgttcgAATTTTCctttccttaataaaaatttaatatctatagctttattcaaataactaaataaatatgtattCTTACCacattatataaaaaatcaaaataacacTTGGgacatcataaatatataattttcgatTATCTTATGATTTGAAATATCAAAAAGCTACTATAATTTACggagtgtattcgattgggattttaattgattgtttgTAGCTcatggattttaatagattgtatgtGGTTATAATTTTGTGTGAATTCTCGATAAAATGTCGTAaagttgatatatattttttaagatttaagtacaatgattcaaaatctcatggattttgatgagatttcaaaagacttaaaatacaccgagGAATCTCACCAAATCCAAAAATAATCTATGTGCATttaaataccatcagattttaataaattttgaacaatcaaatattatcgaatttttaagcataatttaaaatcctgattgaataccaccagattttgtaatataatttaaaattttaattgaatattctgaaattttaatgaattttagacaatttaaa of Daucus carota subsp. sativus chromosome 3, DH1 v3.0, whole genome shotgun sequence contains these proteins:
- the LOC108214958 gene encoding histone-lysine N-methyltransferase CLF, which translates into the protein MAPPNTIDLHIPSESMPPAMSPSDSSSGTRSDSPPPSQGLQERGLAASKVSLVINSVKKRLFAQRCVHVKMRMEENKQKMADLTNNLLTSAQERGYLRGDESNANIDLLSKRQKYAVDMHNGIEKNNGDDDNNTSQDDGYGSVILLGSSIAVKNAVRPIKLTEVKKLPTYTTWVFLDRNQRMTEDQSVFGRRRIYYDQSGGEALIASDSDEEVVDEFEEKKEFKDSEDYILRETINEVGLSDAVLDSLAQCFSKQPSEVKARYEALVKRETLATSADSNILLSEEIPSSYLDKDLDAALDSFDNLFCRRCLVFDCRLHGCSQDLIFPAEKQLPWTCPETESKPCGPHCYRVALESERKATVNSPVRVVGKDLGLPCTDVSGSQLSRGLSAGVSLRRRSKSVQSESATSNGINVSESSDSESKRRRDVTATRTSLSPSNTKLVEKREVHKRNSSRLAEHVINMRKKQKKMVTTSDSDSLASASPGSGDTNTHSILRKENEDASSCSQKFISSNTRRSTRKGSPALNGDRLLQHKVIDSLSTGMNSGQPLPSSDNTLKKGEFVDESSCKEVIDVTSWKTVEKALFAKGVEIFGRNSCLIARNAMNGLKTCSEVFHYMNHSENKLSSEEGNGLNPLAEGSSKGDGNENMGTQLRRRSKYLHRRGRVRRLKYTWKSSGSHSYRKRISDAKDQPCRQYNPCGCQSACGKDCSCYLNGTCCEKYCGCPRTCKHRFRGCHCAKSQCRSRQCPCFAASRECDPDVCRNCWISCGDGTLGIPWQRGDNYECRNMKLLLKQQQRVLLGRSDVSGWGAFLKKSVVKHDYLGEYTGELISHREADKRGKIYDRVNHSFLFNLNDQYVLDAYRKGDKLKFANHSPEPNCYAKVMMVAGDHRVGIFAKEKICAGEELFYDYRYEADRAPEWAKKPESSGTKKDDHTPSNGRAKKIA